One genomic segment of Mycolicibacterium chubuense NBB4 includes these proteins:
- a CDS encoding MFS transporter has product MPDNRAPRAVWRSVVALPEFRRLLELRAVSQFGDGLFQAGLAGGLLFNPERAAGPWQIAASFAVLFLPYSLLGPFAGALLDRWDRRLVLIAANWGRLALVVGVGTLLAFGIGDLPILLGALIVNGLTRFVSSGLSAALPHVVPRDQVVAMNSIATATGGAAAFFGANFMLVPRFLFGANDSGASVIILLVTAPVALALWLSVRFPPRMLGPDDSARAVHGSVAYAVATGWVHGARTVLSVPSVSATLAGLAAHRMVFGLNTLLVLVMVRHSDTASVAGLGTAAGFLAAAGTGAFLANVVTPSLVKRWGRYATPNGALVFAAAVQLCGATLNLPVMLACGFLLGAAGQVVKLCADTAMQIDVDDALRGHVFTVQDSLFWMAFIVAIAGAAALVPPDGRSPGLAVAGTGLYLAGMAVHATVGRGSRLRP; this is encoded by the coding sequence GTGCCCGACAACCGCGCACCCCGCGCCGTGTGGCGCTCGGTGGTCGCATTGCCGGAGTTCCGGCGTCTGCTGGAGTTGCGGGCGGTCAGCCAGTTCGGCGACGGGTTGTTCCAGGCCGGGCTCGCGGGGGGATTGCTGTTCAACCCCGAGCGGGCCGCGGGACCCTGGCAGATCGCCGCGTCGTTTGCCGTGCTGTTCCTGCCGTACTCGCTGCTCGGGCCGTTCGCCGGCGCCCTGCTGGATCGCTGGGACCGCCGACTGGTGCTGATCGCCGCCAACTGGGGCCGGCTGGCACTGGTGGTCGGCGTCGGCACGCTGCTGGCCTTCGGGATCGGTGACCTGCCGATTCTGCTGGGCGCGTTGATCGTCAACGGGCTCACCCGGTTCGTGTCCTCGGGCCTGTCCGCCGCGCTGCCACACGTGGTGCCGCGCGACCAGGTCGTGGCGATGAACTCGATCGCGACGGCCACTGGCGGAGCCGCCGCGTTCTTCGGCGCGAACTTCATGCTGGTGCCGCGGTTCCTGTTCGGGGCCAACGACTCCGGTGCCTCGGTGATCATCCTGCTGGTGACGGCGCCGGTGGCCCTGGCGCTGTGGCTGTCGGTGCGGTTCCCCCCGCGCATGCTCGGACCCGACGACAGCGCCCGCGCCGTGCACGGGTCGGTCGCTTACGCCGTGGCCACCGGCTGGGTGCACGGTGCCCGCACGGTGCTGTCCGTGCCGTCGGTGTCGGCGACGCTGGCCGGCCTGGCGGCCCACCGCATGGTGTTTGGTCTCAACACACTGCTGGTGCTGGTGATGGTGCGCCACAGCGACACCGCGTCGGTCGCGGGCCTGGGCACCGCGGCGGGATTCCTCGCCGCGGCGGGCACCGGCGCCTTTCTGGCCAACGTGGTCACTCCGTCGCTGGTCAAGCGGTGGGGCCGCTACGCGACACCCAACGGTGCCCTGGTGTTCGCCGCGGCCGTGCAGTTGTGCGGCGCGACGCTGAACCTCCCGGTGATGCTCGCGTGCGGGTTCCTGCTGGGTGCGGCGGGGCAGGTGGTCAAGCTGTGTGCCGACACCGCGATGCAGATCGACGTCGACGATGCGCTGCGCGGGCACGTGTTCACGGTGCAGGACTCGTTGTTCTGGATGGCGTTCATCGTGGCGATCGCCGGCGCCGCCGCCCTCGTCCCGCCCGACGGCCGGTCGCCGGGCCTGGCGGTCGCAGGTACGGGCCTCTACCTGGCGGGCATGGCGGTGCACGCGACGGTCGGCCGTGGCAGCAGGCTGCGCCCGTAG
- a CDS encoding TIGR03084 family metal-binding protein — translation MAGAAPIVADLRAESDELDALVADLPPETWATPTPAEGWTIAHQIAHLLWTDRVALISVTDEAGFADVLARAARNPTGFVDAGAEELAADPPERLLADWRTTRRALHDALLTVADGRKLPWFGPPMSAASMATARLMETWAHGLDVADALGAVRQPTARLRSIAHIGVRTRDFAYTVHGLNPPAEPFHVKLSAPQGSSEPEWVWGPEDAAQQVTGSAEDFCMLVTQRRPRAELDVVAVGPDAEQWLTIAQAFAGPPGPGRG, via the coding sequence ATGGCCGGAGCAGCCCCGATCGTCGCCGATCTGCGTGCCGAGAGCGACGAGCTCGATGCGCTCGTCGCCGACCTCCCGCCCGAGACGTGGGCGACGCCGACCCCCGCGGAAGGCTGGACGATCGCCCATCAGATCGCGCACCTGCTGTGGACCGATCGGGTGGCACTGATCTCGGTGACCGACGAGGCCGGCTTCGCCGATGTTCTCGCCCGGGCGGCCCGCAACCCGACCGGCTTCGTCGACGCCGGGGCCGAGGAGCTCGCGGCCGACCCGCCCGAGCGGCTGCTGGCGGACTGGCGCACCACCCGCCGCGCTCTGCACGACGCGCTGCTGACGGTGGCCGACGGCCGCAAGCTGCCGTGGTTCGGGCCGCCGATGAGCGCCGCGTCGATGGCCACCGCGCGGTTGATGGAGACCTGGGCGCATGGGCTCGACGTCGCCGACGCGCTCGGTGCCGTGCGGCAGCCGACAGCGCGGTTGCGCTCCATCGCCCACATCGGCGTGCGCACCCGGGACTTCGCATACACGGTGCACGGCCTGAACCCGCCGGCCGAACCGTTCCACGTGAAACTTTCTGCGCCGCAAGGCTCGTCTGAGCCCGAGTGGGTGTGGGGGCCCGAAGACGCCGCACAGCAGGTCACGGGATCGGCCGAGGACTTCTGCATGCTCGTCACGCAACGCCGGCCGCGCGCGGAGCTCGACGTCGTCGCCGTCGGCCCGGACGCCGAGCAGTGGCTCACCATCGCGCAGGCGTTCGCCGGACCGCCCGGCCCGGGCCGCGGCTGA
- a CDS encoding CCA tRNA nucleotidyltransferase, producing the protein MPEASRDRIDSASDAELLAAAQVSLNQHGEVLRGLGRMFADSGHELYLVGGSVRDALLGRLGSDLDFTTDARPEQMQEFLRGWADAVWDTGIAFGTLGVAKGQDRLELTTFRADTYDQVSRHPEVRFGDNLADDLVRRDFTVNAMAVRITPEGPAEFLDPLGGLAALRAGALDTPAEPEVSFGDDPLRMLRAARFVSQLGFTVAPRVRRALEEMAPQLGRISVERVAAELDKLLLGTDPVAGVDLMVASGLGDVVLPEVGAMRMAIDEHHQHKDVYQHSLTVLRQAIDLEDGEPDLVLRWAALLHDIGKPATRKHEPDGGVSFHHHEVVGAKMTRKRLRALKYSKQMVDDVSQLVYLHLRFHGYGDGRWTDSAVRRYVTDAGPLLNRLHKLVRADCTTRNKRRAARLQANYDDLEHRIAELAAKEDLARVRPDLDGNEIMRILGIPAGPQVGQAWNHLKELRLDRGPLEHDEAVEELVKWWNEKGEPRV; encoded by the coding sequence GTGCCCGAAGCTAGCCGAGACCGCATCGACAGTGCGTCGGACGCCGAACTGCTGGCCGCCGCGCAGGTGTCGCTGAACCAGCACGGTGAGGTGCTGCGTGGGCTCGGCCGGATGTTCGCCGACAGCGGCCACGAGCTGTATCTGGTCGGGGGTAGCGTCCGCGACGCCCTGCTCGGCCGGCTCGGCTCGGATCTGGACTTCACCACCGACGCCCGCCCCGAGCAGATGCAGGAGTTCCTGCGGGGCTGGGCCGACGCCGTGTGGGACACCGGCATCGCGTTCGGCACGCTGGGGGTAGCCAAAGGCCAGGACCGGCTCGAGCTCACCACGTTCCGTGCCGACACGTACGACCAGGTCTCGCGCCACCCCGAGGTGCGCTTCGGCGACAACCTCGCCGACGACCTGGTGCGCCGCGACTTCACGGTGAACGCCATGGCGGTGCGGATCACGCCTGAGGGGCCGGCGGAGTTCCTCGATCCGCTCGGCGGGCTGGCCGCGCTGCGGGCCGGTGCGCTGGACACACCCGCCGAGCCCGAGGTGTCCTTCGGCGACGACCCGCTGCGGATGCTGCGCGCGGCCCGCTTCGTGTCCCAGCTCGGCTTCACGGTGGCGCCGCGGGTCCGGCGCGCGCTGGAGGAGATGGCGCCGCAGCTGGGCCGCATCTCCGTCGAACGGGTGGCCGCCGAGCTGGACAAGCTGTTGCTCGGTACGGACCCGGTGGCCGGGGTGGACCTGATGGTGGCCAGCGGGCTGGGTGACGTGGTGTTGCCCGAGGTCGGCGCGATGCGGATGGCCATCGACGAGCACCACCAGCACAAGGACGTCTACCAGCATTCGCTGACGGTGCTGCGGCAGGCGATCGATCTGGAAGACGGCGAGCCGGACCTGGTGCTGCGCTGGGCGGCGCTGCTGCACGACATCGGCAAGCCCGCGACCCGCAAACACGAACCCGACGGCGGGGTCAGCTTCCACCACCACGAGGTCGTCGGCGCGAAGATGACGCGCAAGCGCCTGCGCGCGCTGAAGTATTCCAAGCAGATGGTCGACGACGTGTCGCAGCTGGTGTACCTGCACCTGCGGTTCCACGGCTACGGCGACGGGCGGTGGACCGACTCCGCGGTGCGTCGCTACGTCACCGACGCGGGGCCACTGCTGAACCGGCTGCACAAGCTGGTGCGCGCCGACTGCACGACGCGCAACAAGCGCCGCGCCGCTCGGCTGCAGGCCAACTACGACGACCTCGAGCACCGGATCGCCGAGCTGGCGGCCAAGGAGGACCTGGCCCGGGTGCGCCCGGACCTGGACGGCAACGAGATCATGCGGATTCTCGGCATACCCGCGGGGCCGCAGGTCGGCCAGGCCTGGAACCACCTGAAGGAACTCCGCCTCGACCGCGGACCGCTCGAGCACGACGAGGCCGTCGAGGAATTGGTCAAGTGGTGGAACGAGAAGGGCGAGCCGCGCGTCTGA
- a CDS encoding NUDIX hydrolase: MSDGEQPKSRRRRGRRRGRRAAGPPEGGADQSPGQRRQTAAKNADNSSDITPKPQKTRPRRQPDRLRTVHETSAGGLVIDGIDGPKDRQVAALIGRIDRRGRMLWSLPKGHIERGETAEQTAIREVAEETGIQGSVLAALGSIDYWFVTEGRRVHKTVHHYLMRFSGGELSDEDVEVTEVAWVPLHELPKRLAYADERRLAEVADELIDKLHTDGPAALPPLPRTAPRRRGQTHSHTRNHRPDPAAQPQPGRRTNGCGQGP; this comes from the coding sequence GTGTCGGACGGCGAGCAGCCCAAATCGCGACGGCGCCGAGGGCGGCGCCGCGGCCGACGCGCGGCAGGGCCCCCGGAGGGGGGCGCCGACCAGTCCCCCGGCCAGCGCAGGCAGACCGCCGCCAAGAACGCCGACAACTCATCGGACATCACCCCCAAGCCACAGAAGACCCGGCCCCGGCGGCAGCCCGATCGGCTGCGGACGGTTCACGAGACCTCGGCCGGCGGCTTGGTCATCGACGGTATCGACGGCCCGAAGGACCGTCAGGTCGCGGCGCTGATCGGCCGCATCGACCGTCGCGGCCGCATGTTGTGGTCCCTGCCCAAGGGCCACATCGAGCGCGGCGAGACCGCCGAACAGACCGCGATCCGCGAGGTGGCCGAGGAGACCGGCATCCAGGGCAGCGTGCTCGCCGCGCTCGGCAGCATCGACTACTGGTTCGTGACCGAGGGCAGGCGCGTCCACAAGACGGTGCACCATTACCTGATGCGATTCTCCGGTGGCGAGCTGTCCGACGAAGACGTCGAAGTCACCGAGGTGGCGTGGGTCCCGCTGCACGAACTGCCCAAGCGGCTGGCCTACGCGGACGAACGCCGGCTCGCCGAGGTGGCCGACGAACTGATCGACAAGCTGCACACCGACGGCCCCGCGGCGCTGCCGCCGCTGCCGCGCACCGCACCGCGACGGCGCGGTCAGACGCATTCCCACACCCGTAACCACCGGCCCGATCCCGCCGCGCAACCACAGCCCGGCCGGCGGACGAACGGCTGCGGTCAGGGTCCGTGA